A single region of the Rhodococcus sp. W8901 genome encodes:
- a CDS encoding Ig-like domain-containing protein — protein sequence MARSVMRRTVSKMLVGAMAVATLGVGQAVLGGGVAAADPVSQTVTTDNIKATKTIDKPNAFPGDTVVSTVTFQTTNIIDRYLQNFTDHPPQNYVLQGVTANVWRGDSVSGGWNKSGQFDGSATQDSVTGLVRLDWKGPGNCVAAWCRLGLLNKGATLTFTYKVAADAQPGPRTTGMEFDIYSFNNTQRWVPLNQLNLSVQQPVTNTTTAVTVPPTADKGAPVTLSATVTPSNASGTVQFKDGNTNIGGSVPVAGGIASMSHTFTTDGSHAISAEFSGSAGFSNSSAAGRLVQVSTPDPSAKESATLMTAPDNATAGTSVRLSAQVSSTAPLTGTVQFYDGGNPIGPRIPVGNGVVGIDHIFSTTGPHQISASFTGGPGVRGSSSTSQTVQVADAPISPGTGSLGSLGGGSSTFGS from the coding sequence ATGGCCCGATCGGTGATGCGGAGAACCGTGTCGAAGATGCTCGTCGGGGCGATGGCGGTCGCCACGCTCGGAGTCGGACAGGCGGTCCTCGGCGGCGGCGTCGCTGCGGCCGATCCGGTGTCGCAGACGGTGACGACGGACAACATCAAGGCGACCAAGACGATCGACAAGCCCAACGCTTTCCCGGGGGACACGGTGGTCTCCACGGTGACGTTCCAAACGACCAACATCATCGACCGGTATCTGCAGAACTTCACGGACCACCCGCCGCAGAACTACGTCCTGCAGGGCGTCACCGCCAACGTGTGGCGCGGCGACTCGGTGAGCGGCGGATGGAACAAGTCGGGGCAGTTCGACGGCAGCGCGACTCAGGATTCGGTCACGGGGTTGGTGCGGCTGGACTGGAAGGGACCTGGCAACTGCGTCGCTGCATGGTGCCGTCTGGGGCTCCTAAACAAGGGCGCGACCCTGACATTCACCTACAAGGTGGCGGCGGACGCTCAGCCAGGCCCGCGAACTACGGGTATGGAGTTCGACATCTACTCGTTCAACAACACGCAGCGGTGGGTCCCCCTCAACCAGCTGAACCTGTCGGTGCAGCAGCCGGTCACGAACACGACCACCGCGGTGACGGTTCCGCCGACGGCCGACAAGGGTGCACCGGTGACCCTGTCGGCGACCGTGACGCCGTCGAACGCGTCCGGCACGGTGCAGTTCAAGGACGGCAACACGAACATCGGCGGGTCCGTGCCGGTGGCCGGGGGCATCGCAAGCATGTCGCACACGTTCACGACCGACGGATCCCATGCGATCTCTGCGGAGTTCTCGGGCAGCGCCGGATTCTCCAACTCGAGTGCGGCAGGGCGTCTCGTCCAGGTGTCCACGCCGGACCCGAGTGCCAAGGAATCGGCGACGCTCATGACCGCTCCCGATAATGCGACCGCCGGCACCTCGGTGCGTCTCAGCGCGCAGGTCTCGAGCACGGCGCCGCTCACCGGTACGGTCCAGTTCTACGACGGCGGTAACCCGATCGGACCCCGTATCCCTGTCGGCAACGGTGTCGTCGGCATCGATCACATCTTCAGCACGACCGGCCCGCACCAGATCAGCGCGTCCTTCACCGGCGGACCCGGTGTGAGGGGCTCTTCGTCCACCTCGCAGACCGTGCAGGTCGCTGACGCGCCTATCTCGCCCGGCACCGGAAGCCTCGGAAGCCTCGGTGGGGGAAGCTCGACGTTCGGCTCCTGA
- a CDS encoding HAD family hydrolase, whose translation MHPELPSLVASDVDGTLINDDERVTARTRAAVQAVVESGTPFVLATGRPPRWLGPVVDGLGFAPLSVCANGAVLYDAEADRVISAATLSLETLAWLADLVEWELPGAGLAAERIGASAHDTATAQFVSAPGYEHAWLNPGHTEMAPEDLLSAPAVKMLIRVPGASSADMAAKLRPLVGERADLTYSTNNGLIEVSAPGVTKASGLQLMAQRLEVPESGIVAFGDMPNDIPMLAMAGHGVAVDNAHPEAKAAADEVTATNSDDGVARVLERIWAD comes from the coding sequence GTGCACCCCGAACTCCCCAGCCTGGTCGCCAGTGATGTCGACGGCACCCTGATCAACGACGACGAACGCGTCACCGCCCGCACCCGGGCGGCGGTGCAGGCGGTGGTCGAGTCCGGCACGCCGTTCGTCCTCGCGACGGGCCGCCCGCCGCGCTGGCTCGGCCCGGTGGTCGACGGTCTGGGCTTCGCGCCGCTCTCGGTGTGCGCGAACGGCGCGGTGCTCTACGACGCGGAAGCCGACCGGGTCATCTCCGCCGCGACGCTGTCGCTCGAGACCCTCGCGTGGCTGGCGGACCTGGTGGAGTGGGAGCTACCGGGCGCCGGCCTGGCGGCCGAACGGATCGGTGCCTCCGCGCACGACACCGCGACCGCACAGTTCGTGAGCGCCCCCGGTTACGAGCACGCCTGGCTCAATCCCGGCCACACGGAGATGGCGCCCGAGGACCTGCTGTCCGCGCCCGCGGTCAAGATGCTGATCCGTGTTCCCGGCGCGAGCAGCGCCGACATGGCGGCGAAGCTGCGCCCACTGGTGGGGGAGCGGGCCGACCTGACGTATTCGACCAACAACGGTCTGATCGAGGTGTCGGCGCCGGGCGTGACCAAGGCGTCCGGGCTGCAGCTGATGGCGCAGCGCCTCGAGGTGCCCGAGTCGGGCATCGTCGCGTTCGGGGACATGCCCAACGACATCCCCATGCTGGCGATGGCCGGTCACGGTGTCGCCGTGGACAACGCGCACCCGGAGGCGAAGGCGGCCGCAGACGAGGTCACCGCCACCAACTCCGACGACGGCGTGGCCCGGGTCCTCGAACGCATCTGGGCGGACTGA
- a CDS encoding Ig-like domain-containing protein yields the protein MSDKNTRRVLAGLSAFAVAAGFAVTAGVGAASAAPGSITWDDGSSRFTRTVSNTTPNEGDIVTVSTKFERTGIPVEWIQAVKDLHPTCFTYVSGNTSGPEVAADYVRVAGNWPVYPNISPQSQTFEFNYRVGADCARETPLMTTMHYSGSLGSGTYSNKGPTITVNKNTTSTTLAQVSGAQVGLVTTLAATVTGGVQGDAVDFFDGGAKIGTGTLDANGTATYAWTPGARGTHNLKAKFLGTARATASESAVQGIEVIQVDLPSSTAIAAVSGAQVGKASTLKATVNPAAAGGTVKFTDGGQLLAEVAVNGAGEATYAWTPTTDGSHTIKAEFSGRNGVTGSNSSATVTVAAKPVNNTESGTVVSAGNGQVGVAQTISAQVTGSAGGTVTFKDGNTVIGTATVDGSGRASVTWTPATQGQRVIRAEYSGAGTVNASSDDLSITVAPAGTGGDGGGTGSAGSLGTMFGSLGG from the coding sequence ATGTCTGACAAGAACACCCGTCGTGTACTCGCCGGCCTGAGTGCCTTCGCAGTCGCCGCCGGATTCGCGGTCACTGCCGGTGTCGGTGCGGCGAGTGCGGCACCGGGATCCATTACGTGGGACGACGGCAGCAGCCGGTTCACGCGGACGGTGAGCAATACGACGCCGAACGAGGGTGACATCGTGACGGTGTCGACGAAGTTCGAGCGGACCGGAATTCCGGTGGAGTGGATCCAGGCGGTGAAGGATCTGCATCCGACCTGTTTCACGTATGTCAGCGGAAACACTTCCGGTCCGGAGGTGGCTGCGGATTATGTGCGGGTGGCGGGGAACTGGCCGGTGTATCCGAACATCAGCCCGCAGTCGCAGACTTTCGAGTTCAACTATCGGGTGGGCGCGGATTGTGCTCGGGAGACCCCGTTGATGACGACGATGCACTACAGCGGCAGCCTGGGTAGCGGCACATATTCGAACAAGGGCCCGACGATCACGGTGAACAAGAACACCACGTCGACGACGCTCGCGCAGGTTTCCGGCGCCCAGGTCGGGTTGGTAACCACTCTGGCCGCGACGGTGACCGGTGGCGTGCAGGGCGACGCCGTCGACTTCTTCGACGGCGGTGCCAAGATCGGCACCGGAACCCTCGACGCGAACGGCACCGCCACCTACGCGTGGACGCCCGGGGCGCGTGGCACGCACAACCTCAAGGCGAAGTTCCTCGGTACCGCGAGGGCCACCGCTTCCGAGTCAGCCGTGCAGGGTATCGAGGTCATCCAGGTGGACCTTCCGTCGAGCACGGCGATCGCCGCCGTCTCGGGCGCCCAGGTCGGCAAGGCCTCGACGCTCAAGGCCACCGTCAACCCGGCCGCCGCCGGCGGAACCGTCAAGTTCACGGACGGCGGACAGCTCCTCGCCGAGGTCGCTGTGAACGGTGCCGGTGAGGCCACCTACGCGTGGACGCCGACGACCGACGGCAGCCACACGATCAAGGCGGAGTTCTCCGGCCGGAACGGAGTCACAGGCTCCAACTCCAGCGCGACCGTGACTGTCGCCGCTAAGCCGGTGAACAACACCGAGTCCGGCACCGTCGTCTCGGCCGGCAACGGTCAGGTCGGTGTGGCACAGACCATCTCGGCGCAGGTCACCGGGAGTGCCGGCGGCACCGTGACCTTCAAGGACGGCAACACCGTCATCGGCACGGCCACGGTCGACGGCAGCGGCCGCGCATCGGTCACCTGGACTCCGGCGACCCAGGGGCAGCGCGTCATCCGGGCCGAGTACTCGGGTGCCGGCACCGTGAATGCCTCGTCCGATGACCTGTCGATCACCGTCGCGCCGGCAGGCACCGGCGGCGATGGTGGCGGCACCGGCAGTGCCGGTTCGCTCGGCACGATGTTCGGTTCGCTCGGCGGATAG
- a CDS encoding lysophospholipid acyltransferase family protein produces MEPFYRTIIGVARVVFAGQGLKFTVTGEEHVPERGGAVVAINHTGYMDFTYAGLPARAVKRYIRFMAKNDVFVNKISGPLMRAMKHIPVDRSAGSDSYRAAVQALRDGELVGVFPEATISRSFELKDFKSGAARMALESGTPVIPMVIWGSQRVWTKGFPKRLGRTNTPISIAVGEPIAPFEPASEMTALLHTRMEELLRGVQANYDHPAGEYWVPARLGGGAPTLEEANKMDADEAEAKAAARRNKETGAS; encoded by the coding sequence GTGGAACCCTTCTACCGAACGATCATCGGCGTTGCTCGTGTCGTATTCGCAGGCCAGGGACTGAAGTTCACCGTGACCGGCGAGGAGCACGTTCCCGAGCGCGGTGGGGCGGTGGTCGCCATCAACCACACCGGGTACATGGACTTCACCTACGCCGGCCTGCCCGCCCGCGCCGTGAAGCGGTACATCCGGTTCATGGCGAAGAACGACGTCTTCGTCAACAAGATCTCCGGCCCGCTGATGCGGGCGATGAAGCACATCCCCGTCGATCGGTCCGCCGGCTCCGACTCGTACCGCGCGGCGGTACAGGCCCTGCGTGACGGTGAACTGGTGGGTGTCTTCCCCGAGGCGACGATCAGCCGCAGCTTCGAACTCAAGGACTTCAAGTCCGGCGCCGCCCGGATGGCGCTCGAATCGGGCACCCCGGTGATCCCGATGGTGATCTGGGGTTCGCAGCGCGTGTGGACCAAGGGGTTCCCCAAGCGTCTCGGACGAACGAACACCCCCATCTCCATCGCGGTCGGCGAACCGATCGCGCCGTTCGAACCCGCGTCCGAGATGACGGCGCTGCTGCACACCCGCATGGAGGAGTTGCTCCGCGGGGTGCAGGCGAACTACGACCATCCGGCGGGCGAGTACTGGGTTCCCGCGCGGCTCGGCGGCGGGGCACCGACGCTCGAGGAAGCCAACAAGATGGACGCCGACGAGGCCGAGGCCAAGGCGGCCGCACGCCGCAACAAGGAGACCGGGGCAAGCTAG
- a CDS encoding Ig-like domain-containing protein, translating to MSDRRTRRRMAVAVGAAAAVAAGFAVTAGAGAASAAPGSVTWQDGDSKFTRTISDVNPKEGDIVTSKTTFQRTAGVVEYIYAVKDLHPTCLTYVEGSAKVDGSPRGLESKGADFARIEGSSIEWPVRALVNPNTRTFEFSYRVGADCARETPLMTTMHYGGSLGSGTYADKGPTVTVAKNATSTSLAAVSGGVQVGQSVTLSATVSGAVAGDSVDFYDGATKVGTGVLNASGAATFAWMPSSAGAHSLQAKFAGTAKAKASESAPQSVSVSVATSMTVSAPASALTGSAVTLTATVTPSNAQGSVQFRDGSTNIGVPVVVSNGTATLQHTFDTAGNHSIAADFIAGTGFVNSSAPAQAVSVSVPDAATATTLTVPSTADTGAQVTLSADVAPNPGGGTVQFKDNGADIGAPVAVSNGKADLPYTFSEAGQHSITAVFSGAPGFVGSTSQAQSVAVSVPNVATTTTLTGPATAETGQQVTLTANLDPANASGSVQFKDGNVNIGNAVAVSNGKATTQTPFTTAGQHSITAVFTGNTGFKNSTSAVRVVTVSTALVQTSLELSVPSAAQTGTSVTLTATTTPADASGTVQFTENGVAIGGPVTVANGVAKLEHAFTAAGDRTVGATFTGASGFTNSNGASQTVQVSVPTPDDTVTTTTVTVPATATVGSPVTLSATVAGGTNLPGTVQFYDGDLPIGDHVSLVDGVANLEHTFTTDGAHRITARYSGGQGVKASASAEQSVQVTAADNGGTGSAGSLGTIFGSLGGAGRSGFGS from the coding sequence ATGTCTGACAGAAGGACTCGCCGACGGATGGCCGTGGCGGTGGGGGCTGCTGCTGCGGTGGCTGCGGGGTTTGCGGTCACTGCCGGTGCCGGCGCGGCGAGCGCTGCACCGGGTTCGGTGACATGGCAGGACGGTGACAGCAAGTTCACGCGGACGATCAGTGATGTGAACCCGAAAGAGGGTGACATCGTCACGTCGAAGACCACGTTCCAGCGGACTGCTGGTGTGGTGGAGTACATCTACGCCGTCAAGGATCTGCATCCGACGTGTCTGACGTATGTCGAGGGTTCGGCGAAGGTTGATGGTTCTCCGCGGGGTCTCGAGAGCAAGGGCGCTGACTTCGCGCGCATCGAGGGGTCTTCGATCGAGTGGCCGGTGCGGGCGCTGGTGAATCCGAATACTCGTACGTTCGAGTTCTCGTATCGGGTGGGTGCGGATTGTGCGCGTGAGACGCCGTTGATGACGACGATGCATTATGGCGGTTCGTTGGGTTCGGGGACGTATGCGGACAAGGGGCCGACGGTCACGGTCGCGAAGAACGCGACGTCGACGTCGTTGGCTGCGGTGTCGGGTGGTGTGCAGGTGGGGCAGTCGGTGACGCTCAGTGCCACGGTGTCCGGTGCGGTGGCGGGTGATTCGGTCGATTTCTATGACGGTGCGACGAAGGTCGGGACCGGTGTGTTGAATGCGTCGGGTGCGGCGACGTTCGCGTGGATGCCGTCGTCGGCGGGTGCGCATTCGTTGCAGGCGAAGTTTGCGGGGACGGCGAAGGCGAAGGCGTCGGAGTCGGCGCCGCAGTCGGTTTCGGTGTCGGTGGCGACGTCGATGACGGTGTCGGCTCCGGCGTCGGCGTTGACGGGTTCTGCGGTGACGCTCACGGCGACGGTGACGCCGTCGAATGCTCAGGGTTCGGTGCAGTTCAGGGATGGGTCGACGAATATCGGTGTGCCGGTGGTGGTGTCGAATGGTACGGCGACGTTGCAGCACACGTTCGACACGGCCGGCAACCACAGCATCGCGGCGGACTTCATCGCCGGAACCGGGTTCGTGAATTCGTCGGCACCCGCGCAGGCGGTGTCGGTGAGCGTCCCGGATGCGGCGACCGCCACCACGCTCACCGTCCCGTCCACGGCGGACACCGGTGCCCAGGTGACGCTGTCGGCGGACGTCGCCCCGAATCCCGGTGGCGGCACTGTGCAGTTCAAGGACAACGGCGCGGACATCGGTGCGCCGGTTGCGGTGTCGAACGGTAAGGCCGACCTGCCGTACACCTTCTCGGAGGCGGGTCAGCACAGCATCACGGCCGTCTTCTCCGGCGCTCCCGGATTCGTCGGATCGACGTCGCAGGCACAGTCGGTGGCGGTCAGCGTGCCGAACGTCGCGACCACCACGACCCTGACCGGCCCGGCCACCGCCGAGACGGGGCAGCAGGTGACCCTGACCGCGAACCTCGATCCGGCGAACGCCTCGGGTTCGGTGCAGTTCAAGGACGGCAACGTCAACATCGGTAACGCAGTGGCGGTCTCGAACGGCAAGGCCACCACACAGACGCCGTTCACGACGGCCGGTCAGCACAGCATCACCGCGGTCTTCACCGGCAACACGGGCTTCAAGAACTCGACGTCGGCGGTTCGGGTCGTGACGGTGAGCACCGCGCTGGTACAGACGTCGCTGGAGCTGTCGGTGCCGTCCGCGGCGCAGACGGGCACGTCGGTGACCCTGACCGCCACCACGACCCCGGCCGACGCGTCGGGCACCGTGCAGTTCACCGAGAACGGCGTCGCCATCGGCGGCCCCGTCACCGTGGCGAACGGTGTCGCGAAGCTCGAGCACGCCTTCACCGCGGCCGGTGACCGCACCGTCGGCGCGACGTTCACGGGTGCATCCGGTTTCACCAACTCGAACGGAGCCTCGCAGACGGTCCAGGTGTCGGTGCCGACCCCGGACGACACGGTCACCACGACCACTGTGACGGTCCCGGCGACGGCCACGGTCGGCAGCCCCGTGACGTTGTCGGCCACCGTGGCAGGCGGCACGAATCTGCCCGGCACGGTCCAGTTCTACGACGGCGACCTCCCGATCGGTGACCACGTCTCCCTCGTCGACGGTGTCGCGAATCTGGAACACACCTTCACCACCGACGGCGCGCACCGCATCACCGCGCGCTACTCGGGCGGACAGGGGGTCAAGGCGTCGGCCTCCGCCGAGCAGTCGGTTCAGGTCACCGCGGCGGACAACGGCGGCACCGGTAGTGCCGGTTCGCTCGGCACCATCTTCGGGTCGCTCGGCGGCGCCGGACGCTCGGGATTCGGGTCCTGA